Sequence from the Clostridium botulinum genome:
AACATTAAAATCTATACCTCCTAAACTTCATTACTTTACAGGATCATACCCACCTTTACAAAAAGGATTACACCGTAAAATTCTATACAGCGCCATTAAGCTTCCCTTAATAACACCGTACTTATTTATGGCATCCAATGCATACTGTGAGCAAGTTGGCGTAAATCTACAACATGGACTTCTCCCTGGTGAAATAGATTTTCTATAAAATTTAATTAGACTTAATACCATTTTCTTCATCATAATATAAGCCTGCCTTTTTAATTAAATTCTTCATCGCCTTTTCAGTTTCAAAATAGTCACTATCTCTCATAGGATTTCTTGCTACA
This genomic interval carries:
- the yidD gene encoding membrane protein insertion efficiency factor YidD — protein: MKKMVLSLIKFYRKSISPGRSPCCRFTPTCSQYALDAINKYGVIKGSLMALYRILRCNPFCKGGYDPVK